The sequence CCACCGGGAGGAGAGGGTCCGCCGGCTGCTGTCGGGCCGGCCCGGGATCAGGCCGACCGGTGGTACTGGTCCGGCACACCGACCTCGCCGCCCAGTTCGCGGGCCGCGTGCCGGGCCCAGGACGGGTTGCGCAGCAGCTCGCGGCCCAGCAGCACGGCGTCGGCCTCGCCGTTCGTGACGATCTTCTCGGCCTGCCCGGCCTCGGTGATCAGGCCTACGGCGGCGACGGGTAGCGGGGTCTCGGCCTTCACCCGGGCGGCGAACGGCACCTGATAGCCGGGCTTGACCGGAATGGTCACACCGGAGGCGTTGCCGCCGGTGGAGACGTCGAGGAGGTCCACACCGTGGGCGTGCAGATCGCGGGCGAAGCGGACGGTGTCCTCGGTGGTCCAGCCGCCGTCCTGCAGCCAGTCGGTGGCCGAGATGCGGAAGAACACCGGCTTGTCCTCGGGCCACACCGCCCGCACGGCGTCCACGACCTCGAGGGCGAACCGGGTGCGGTTCTCGTACGAGCCGCCGTAGGCGTCGCTGCGGCGGTTGGAGTGTGGCGAGAGGAACTCGTTGATCAGGTAGCCGTGGGCGCCGTGGATCTCGGCGACCTCGAAGCCGGCGGCCCGCGCCCGTCGGGCCGCGGCGGCGAACTGGCCGACGATTTCGCTGATTTGATCGAGCGTCAGCTCGGTGGGTATGGCGTGGCGTTCGTCGAAGGGCACGGCGCTCGGGGCGACCGGCTGCCAGCCGTGTGCCTCCGGGCCGACCGGGGCGCCGCCCTTCCAGGGCCGGTCGGTCGACGCCTTGCGGCCGCCGTGGGTCAACTGGATCCCGGGCACCGTGCCCTGGGCGGTGAGGAAGCCGGTGATCCGGCGGAAGGCCTCCGTCTGTGTGTCGTTCCACAGGCCGAGGTCGTACGGCGAGATCCGGCCCTCCGGCGAGACCGCGGTGGCCTCCACGATGATCAGGCCGGTGCCGCCCGTGGCGCGCGCCGCGTAGTGCGCGAAGTGCCAGTCCTGCGGGGCACCCGTGAGCGGACCCTCCGGCTCGGCCGAGTACTGGCACATCGGGGGCATCCACACCCGGTTGGGGATGGTCACTTCGCGCAGGGTGATGGGCTCGAAGAGCGCGCTCACGACGGACTCCATTCGTCACGGACCGGTGGTGGCTCGTACGATAACCCTCGTACTACGACAGATGTCAAACTACGAAGAGTCTCGTACTATTCTTGGGATCGAGGGGTTCCGCGACGAAGGGCAACCGTCATGACCGACACCGCCGCCGCCGGCCGTGCCCTGCCGCACCCGGAGCCGGCGGAGATCCGGCTGGAGGCCGTGCTGCACGCGCTCTCGGATCCGATGCGGTTGCGGATCGTCCGTGAACTGGCAGCCGACGAGGCCGAGTTGTCGTGCTCCCACTTCGTCCTGCCGGTGACCAAGTCCACCACCACCCACCACTTCCGGGTGCTGCGTGAGAGCGGGGTCATCCGGCAGGTGTACCGGGGGACGGCCAAGATGAGCGTGCTGCGCCGGGACGATCTGGACGGCCTCTTCCCGGGACTTCTCGACTGTCTCCTGGCCGCCGCGGACCGGCAATCCGAACGCCTCGGCGACGGAACCTGACGCAGCCGCCTCGCTCGCGCCCGGGAGGCGGGGCGCCGTCACGGGCGTCATCGACCGTGTCCCCGGCGACCCGCGTGTGCTCTTCGCGGCGCGGCGCGGTGACTGTCGTGCCCGCGCGATGCCCAGGCGCAGGCTGGCGGTTCGCTACGCCGACCGCGCCGCCCCCAGCAGCGCGTCCCAGTCGGCCAGCTTGACCATGTTCCGCCCGAGCCGCGCGCCGAGCGCGGCCTCCGCCCGCTCGATCGCCAGCCATCCCTGCCACGGCACGGGGTCGATGCCCGCCGCCCGCAGCGCCGCCAGCGGCTCCTCGGGAGCCAGCGCCGCCATCAGCGCGGGGGCGTCCGCGAGCAGGGAGGCCGCCGTCTCCTTGGCGCACGGCCGGTTGGTGCCGATGACGCCTGTCGGGCCGCGCTTGATCCACCCGGCGACGTACTCGCCCGGCGAGACGACCCCGTCGCGCAGCACACGGCCCTCGCGGTGCGGCACGGTGCCGCTCGGCACGTCGAACGGCAGGCCCTCCAGCGGGACTCCGCGATAGCCCACCGAGCGCAGCACCAACTGGGCCGGCACCTCCTCGTACCGCCCGGTGCCCGTCACCCCCCCGCTCCCGTCCGGCGCCGTCCGCTCGAAGCGCACGGCGGCCACGCGGCCGTCCTGCTCGAGCAGTTCCACGGGCCGCAGGAAGAAGCGCAGCCGGATCCGGCGCTCCGCCTGCCGGGGCGGAGCGGCCGCCCAGCCGCGCAGCACCTCCACGTTGCGCCGCTGGACAGCCGTCAGCGCGTCGGGCGCGGATGTCGCCAACTCGGCTTCCTGCACGGTCACTTCGGTGCCGGGGACGGTGCCCAGCTCGCGCAGTTCCTTGGTGGTGAAGCGGGCCTGGGCCGGGCCGCGCCGGCCCACCATGTGGACGTCGGTGATCCCGCTCGCGGTCAGCGTGTCCAGGGCCGACTGCGGGATGTCCGTCGGATGCAGTTCCGCGGCCCCCCGGACCAGCATCCGTGCGACGTCCACCGCCACATTGCCCACGCCGATGACGACGGCCGAGCGCACGCCGCGCAGACAGCCCGCGTCGGCCGCGTCCGGATGCGCGCTGTACCAGGCCACGAAGTCGGTCGCCGACCAACTGCCCGGCAACTCCTCGCCGGGAATGCCGAGCCGGCGGTCGGCGGCGGCGCCGACGCAGTACACCACCGCGTGGTACAGCTGCCGCAGCCGCTCCACGGGCAGCCCGTCCGGACCGCCGACCCGGACCCCGCCGAGGAACCGCACCCGCTCGTGCTCCAGCACCGCGCGGAGGCTGCCCTGCAGGGACTTGATCTTCTCGTGGTCCGGGGCGACGCCGTAGCGGACCAGGCCGTACGGGCAGGGCAGCCGGTCCAGGACGTCCACGTGCACCCCGGGATCCCGCTGGACCAGGCTCTGGGCGGTGTAACACCCGCTCGGCCCCGAACCGACGACGGCGACACGCAGCACAGCGCTACTCCTTGCCCGAAGGACGGGTGCGGACACCTCCAGCATGGCATCGCCCGGCCCGTGACGGCAGAGGCCGGCGGGGTGAAGCGGACGCGTGTCCGTTCGTATGGAATGTGATCATGCGGTTACGTTGCGTGTGTGCTGGAAGCGTCCTTTCTTGATCTTTCTGCTCTCAATCTTTCCGAACGGAACGCGGAGGACGGCGCGGTGTCCGTGTGGCCCGCGTGGGAGGTGCGTGAGCACGGCGGCACCCTGTCCTGGTTCCACCTCCGGCTCTCCTTCCCCGACGGCGCCGGGGTCGACGCCCTGGCCGTCGTGCGCGAGGGCCGCGTCTCCATCGAGGACGTCCGGGCCGAGCCGGCCCTGTCCCTCGCCGACCTGTCGGTGCTCGCCGACTGGATCCAGGGCCCGCTGTTCGCGTCGTGCGGCGTGACGGCGGAGAGGACGGAGAGGACGGAGGGGAGGGAGGAGGAGAGGGAGGAGGGGGCGTTTGCGGGGGCGGGCGAGGGGTGGATGACGGTGTGGCGCGCGGGTCGTACGAGGAAGCCGAGCGAGAAGCCGGCCGGGAAGGCGGGCGGGAGGAGCGCGACCGCTCGGACGGTCGTGGGCCGGATGCCTGCGGCGGGCCGGGGGGCGGCCCCTGTGCGGGAGTGCGGCGCGCGCGGCCGGCCTGGCCGCGTGGCATCGAGGGGCGGCTGATGGTCGCCCGGGAGTACCGCGCGGCGCAGGAGGAGGGCGCCGATCCGGTGCTCGCCGTGATGAGCGCGACCGGGCGCAGCCGTCGCCGCTCCCTCAGGCTGATCGCCCAGGCGCGGGACGCCGGATTCCTGACGGCACGTCATGTACGGCGTGAATGACGGGTGCCGGGACCCTCAGGTCCGGTCCGGCCGTTCCTCCGTGGCGAAGAACCGGGACAGGTCCTGCCCCCGTGCCTCGGCGGCCGTCCCGCTCTCCGGCGGCACACCCAGCGACGAGTCGAGCCCGTACCGCTGGAACAGTTCGGCCCGCAGCACCGGAACGGGCATCGGCGCCCCGGGCATCAGCGCCGCGTACACCGCCCCCATCAGCAGGGCCCGCAGCCTCGGGTAGTCGGCGGAGACGTTCTGCGAGCCGTACCGGGCGACGGTGTCCCCGAGCAGCTCGCCCAGCCGCTGCTGTTCCGGGCACTGTACGAAGCCCTCCGCCTGGAGCAGGCCCGCCATGTGCTGGCGCATGAGCACGGGCTGGTCGCGGGCGAGGCCCAGGATCGCGTCGATGGCACGGGCCAGCCGCTCCCGGCCGTCCTCGGTGCGCGGCTCGCGCTCCAGCGCCTCCTCCAGGGTGCGGTGCATCAGCCGGTGCACGGCGGACTGCACCAACTGGCGCTTTCCAGGGAAGTAGTACGACACCAGGCCGCGTGCCGAACCGGCCCGGTCCGCGATGTCGCCCAGGGTGGTGGCCTCGAACCCGTGCTCGCCGACCAGCTCCACGGCCGCCTGCAACAGCCGCTCCCGGGAACGCCGCCGCAACTCTTCATTGACCGAGGCGCTGCGCGGGGACATCCTGTAACTCCTGCGTTGACTGGCTGCCAGCCAACTATACTCATCGCAGGGGACCGCCGTCGTGCGCGGGGTCCGTCCAGGGCTGCCGTCCGTCTGGGGCGACGCGGGGGATCGTCTCAGACGGACGGCGCGTGAACGAGTCCTTTTCAGCGGGCCCGGTCACGTCCACACCCACCACCGAGACCAGCACCGCCGCCACCGCGGACACGGAACCTATCGGTCGGCAAGGGCCGGGTGCCGCCCTGCCCGCTGCACCGCGGCACCCGCGCGCACCAGGCGCAGGGTGAGTGGATCCCGGCGGATCACGACGAGGGCGGGAGGCGGTCCGCGACAGGCGGCGAGGAGGGCCGCGGCGGGAGGCTCAGCCGAGTGCCCGCAACGCCGGTACCAGCGCCACCAGTACCGGGATCACCGGCACCAGCGCGGCCAGGGCCGTCAGCCGGAGCCGGTGCAGGGCGGGAAGGCGGTCCGGGGCGGACAGCAGGCGGTGGACGCGTTGCGGGACATGCGCCTGCGGGGTGGGTGAGGGGCCGAACACGCCCCGCTCCTCGTTGAGTTCGACCAGGGCCAGCGCGGTCGTCAGCCGGCCGAAGCGCCGGGAGGCCGTGTCGTCCGCGGCCAGTTCGACCAGCCGGTGCATCTCGTCCCGGAACGCGGCGAACACCGGCACCTGCGGGAATCCGCCCGCCAGCGCGGCCGAGCTGTGCAGCAGCCAGTCGTGCCGGGCCTGCGCATGGCCCTGCTCATGCGCGAGGAGCGCGTCCAGCTGACGCCCCTTGAGACGGCGCAGCGCCGCCGTGGTGATGACGAGCTGGGGCGCCGCACCGGGCAGCCACCAGGCGTCGGGACGCTCGCCCTCGAGCACCACCAGGCGACCGCGCACCGGCTCCTCACCGGGCAACAGCGGTGCGCGCACGAGGAGTTCGGCCCGCCGGGTGCGCCGCCGCGCCCGGGACCGTACGACCTCGCGCACCAGCATCGCGAGGCTCCACAGGCCACCGGAGGCGAGCACGACGGCGGTCGGCGCGGCCCACGGACCAGCCGTGCCGAGCGCGTACGCGTCCACGACCGCGCGCGGCGCCGGCCCGAACACGTTCCCCCGCACCGCCTCCCAGGCCGCGGCCGCGCTCAGCGTCATCGACAGCGCGCAGCACAGCAGGACGGCCGCCACGACGCACTGCCACGCCCAGAGGGCGACGACCGGTTCGCGGTCCACCCAGTCGGCCCGGGCGAGCAGCCGGGGACCGGCGACGGCGGTCAGGACGCCGAGCAGCAGCAGTGCCACGGGGACCATCATGGACAGCACCCTATGAGCGCGAGGCCGCTCACCGTACGGCCCATGGTGCCGAAGTGACGCAGGCAACGCTTCCGGCGGCCCCGCCCGCGCCGTTCACATGGCGAGCAGCATCGCCACCATGCCGATCCCCATCGACAGCCGGCACGCCCGCGCCAGCTCCGGGCGGTCGCCCCAGCGCACGGGCCCGGACCCGGCCACCGCGACCGCGGCGGGCACCAGACGGGCCCCGGCGAGCAGCACGTACCCCGTGAAATACACGAGGAGCGCGCCGGTCAGCAACGGCACGCCGAAACCGCCGTGCTCATGGTGCGCGGCGGGCGGGACCGCGGCCATCGCCACCGACATGTAGACCATCGCCGACGTGCCCACCAGGTGGTGCACATGGTGCGGCACGGTGCGGGCCGACCACAGCGCGCGCAGCGCCGCCGCCCCGAAGACGGCCGCGTACAGCGGCCATGCCCACCGCGGCGGAGTGAAGACCGCCGCCGGTACGGCCATCACGGCCATGCCGAAGCCCATCAGCGCCTCGCCGCCCGCGGCCCGGCGCTGCTCCTCCACCGCGCTGCGCATCCGCAGCAGGCAGTAGACCCCGGTCGCCGCGCACAGCGCGACCAGCAGCCAGGCCGCCGGTACCGGTCCGTGCACGCGCACCTCCCCGCTCGACGGTCGGTCCAGGGATGCGATGCCCACGCCATGCGGAGCGCACGCGAGCGCAAGGGGGTACACGGGGAGCATTCGGCGGAGCACGGCAGGTGAGCAGGGCCGGGAAGGGAATTACTTTACAAATAAAACACGTGCTAAATTGATGGGTATGAGCAGTGCGACCCCACACCGACTTCCCCTCGCCGGGGTGCTCCGCCTCGGGCGGCCCTCCGACATCTGGTTCAAGCCCGCGCTGAGCGTGGTCGCCGCGGTCGCCCCGCCCAACCTGATCCTGCTGGCGCTGGGCCACCTCGATCTCGCCATGTACACGATGGCCGGATCCCTGTGCGCGCTCTACGGCCACAACCGGCCCTATGCCGCCCGGGCCCGCGTCCTGGCCTGGGTGGTGCTCGGCATGGTCGGCGGCCTGGCGGTCTCGCTGCTCGCCGCTTCGCTCACCAGCGACGCCGTCGTCCTGGTCACCGTCGGCGCCGTCATGGCCGCCGCGCAGAAGACCGTGTGCGACGCCACCCGGCTCGGACCGCCCGCCAACGTCGTCCTCACCTTCATCAGCTCCGCCTCGCTGTTCGCACCGCAGACCCTCGGCCAGGTCCCGGGACACGTGGGGCTGGCCCTGACGGCGGGCGCCTGGGCCTGGCTGGTCGGTATGGCGCCCGGCCTGCTGCGCCCGCACGGCCCAGAACGGCGCGCCACCGCCCGGGCCCTGAACGCCGCCGCCGCGTACGCCGCCACGCGCGGCACCGGCGACGGACATGCCAAGGCCCGCGCGGCGAGCGCCGCCGCGATCCACGCCGCCTGGCAGTCGCTGCTCGCCCCCGGCGCCCGCCCCGACCGCGCCCGGCGTGCCCTCGAACAGCTCCTGGTGCGCGCCGAGGTCGCCCTCGCCGCCCCGGCCGACTGCGACCCGGCCCGGCTGCGCGCCTGGGCCCGCGAGCTGCGCGGCACCGGCCGCATACCGCGGGTCGCGAACCCGCGCGCAGCCGTCGGCGAACTCCTCGGCGTCGACCTCGACCTCGAACTCGCCCGGCCGACAAGCCCGTTGAGGCACCGGCTCGCCCCCCTCGCGCCGATCGCCGTGCGCACCGCGATCGGCTGCGCCCTCGCCGGCTACGCCTCCCTCGCGCTCGGCGTCGGCCGTCCCTACTGGGCCCTGGTCACGGCGGCCTCCCTCTACCAGGCCAACGTCACCCTCACCTGGAGCCGGGGCGTCCAGCGCGTCGTCGGCAACCTCCTCGGCGTGCTCGCCTTCGCCGCCCTCGCCCCGCTCGCCCATCTGCACCCGGCCGCCCTGGTGCTGTGCTGCCTCGCCCTCAACTTCGGCGCCGAGGCACTGATCGGCCGCAACTACTGGCTCGGCAGCGTCTGCGTGACCCCGATGGCCCTGCTCGTCACCGAGTTCGCCCGCACGCAGGACCCGGGGCGGCTGATGACCGAACGGGCCCTGGACACCCTCGTCGGCGCGCTGGCCGGCTTCGCCGCCGCCGTCGCCGTGACCAACCGGCGCGCGGGCGACCGCCTCGAACAGGCCCTGACCACGGCGGAACGCGCCCGTGAGAACACCGCCCGGCTGCTGGCCGAGCCACACCCGGCACCCGCCGTCCTGGAGTCCGCCCGCCGTGCCCTGGCCGCCGCCCTGGCCGACCTGCGCGCCACGGCCGACGCCGCCGCCGGCGAATGGTGGCAGCGCGCCCTGCCCGAGGAGCGGGTCGTGCTCGCCGAACAGGCCGGACACCGTACGCTCGCGGCGACGGTACGACGGCAGGGGTTCGTGCCGGGGCAGGACGAGGACCAGACCTGGGGCCGGGGGCAGGACCCGGACCGGGCGACGGAGGACATACGGCCATGACGGCGAGGAACGGCGGACCGGCGCCCGCGGGCGACCCGGCAGACGCGGGCCCGGGCGGCGGAGCGGACCGGACCGGCTCCGGCTCCGGGAACGGCCCCGGCTCCGGCTCCGGGAATGGCTCCGGCTCCGCAACCGGTACCCATTCCGGGACCGGCACGGTCACCGGCGAGGGCGGCAGTGCCGGCACCGCGCCGGGTGACACCGTCGCCGCGGTCGTCCGGCAGTGGCAGGCCGTGCACCCCGAGCTGGACACCGGACCCATGGAGGTCATCGGCCGGATCAACCGCTGTGCCGCCCTGCTCCAGCAGGCCGAGGACGCGCCCCTGCGCCGCGCCGGTCTCAGCCGCCCGGAGTTCGACCTGCTCGGCGCGCTGCGCCGCACCGGCCACGAGCTGACCCCGGGGGACCTGGTCCGTGAGACCTTCTCCTCCGGGGCCGCCGTCACCAAGCGGCTCAAGCAGCTGACCGAACGCGGTCTGGTCGAGCGGCGCGGTGACACCCGCGACCGCCGTGTCGCCCACCTCCGGCTCACCGACGCAGGGCGCGACCTGGTCGACGGCATCCTCCCCGAGCAACTCGCCTACGAGTCCACCGTCCTGTCCGTCCTGGCCCCCGCGAGGCAAGGCGAACTCGCCGGGATGCTGGGGGAGTTGCTCAGCCGTCTGGAGGGCCGGACGGGAGCGCTGCGGGCGTAGCGCGGGGCGGTCACAGGACGTCGTCCACCGTACGGCGGTGGGTGGAGCCCCGGTCGCCGTACCGCGTCCGCGTCCAGCCGGACCTCGGCGCTCGCCGGGCCGGCGGCGAGCTGCGCCTCCTGCGCGGCCACGCTGACCGGTACGACGTTCCCGGGCCGTTCCCAGACCACTTCGGGGTGCGCTCCAGCGGGCTGCAGCGCACCTGCGAACCGCTGGAGCGGGCCCAATCCCGCAGCTCTGCAAGGGCGTTGGCCACGGCGGTCTCCCGCGCGGTCCAGCCCCTCAGCCCTCCATGTCCGACACATGCACCCCGAACTCCGCGCCCTGCGGGTCCCGCAGCACGGCGATGCGCGGGCCGTCCGGCACCGTCACGGGGGCCACGACGACGGCCCCGCCCGCCCGCTCCGCGACCTCGGCCGCGGCGTCCACGTCGGCCACCGCGAAGTACGGCATCCAGTGCGCCGGCACCTCGGGCGGGAACCGGTCGCCCATGTCGGCCATGCCGCCGAACTCCGCGCCGCCGAGCGCCCACTGCGTGTACCACTCGGAGGATTCGGCGCTCCAGTCGAACACGGTGGTGTAGAAGTCCCGGGCCCGAGCGGTGTCCCGGGTGGCCAGCTCCACCCAGCCGAGCGTGCCGGGCGCGTTGAACAGCCCGGCGCCCCGGAAGGACCGCGCCTGCCACAGCTGGAACGCGGCACCCGTCGGGTCGAGGGCGACCGCGAACCGGCCCACGTCGAACACGTCCATCGGGCCGACGACCACCGTCCCGCCGGCCTCCTCCACGCGCCGTCCCGCCGCGTCCGCGTCCGGCACGGCGAAGGAGACGTTCCACGCCACCGGCTGGGCCTTCTGGTACAGCGGGGTGAGCGCGGCGACGGGGACGTCACCCAGGTGCGCCATCGTGTACCCGCCCGCCTCGGGCCGTGGATCCGTCTCCGGCCGCCACCCGAACAACTCGGCGTAGAACCGCTTGGCCCCCTCCAGATCGTTCGTCCCCAGCTCGGTCCAGCACGGGCCGCCGGTCACCGGCTTGTCGAACTCCATCACGGTTCCTTCCGGACGGGCGGACGGGCGGACGGGCTCCCCCACCACACGGAGCCCTCACCCGGCACGCTAACCCCGGCCCACGACCCCGGCCATCCGAGCCGCACCGGGGGCGGGGACCCGTCTGCCGCGTGCCCCTGAGCAGGTGGGGACCGTCGGCCGGGGGCGGCCCCGTCCGGAGGCCCGGCCCCGGCCCCTGTCCCGTTCCCGTCCCGGCCGGTGTCCCGTCCAGCCCCCGTCGGTGACCGCCTCAGATTCCCGGGCGGTACCGCATCGGATGGTCCGGCGGGATCTCCACCAGGGCGATGCGGACGCCGTCCGGGTCGGTGATCCACATCTCGATCAGGCCCCAAGGCTCCTTCACCGGTGGCCGGGCGATGGCGACGCCCTTCGCCCGCAGGTCGTCGTGCGCGGCCGTCACGTCGTCGACCTGCAGCCACAGCCGTACCGCGGGCGCCGGCGGGGTCTCGGACCGCCCGGAGACCTCCAGGAAGCCGCCGCCGAGGAAGTAGACCGTCCCGCGCTCGGGGCCGGTACCGAACTCGCGGTAGACGGACAGCCCCAGCTGCTCGCCGTAGAAGACGCGGGAGCGCTCGGGGTCGGTGGGGGTGAGCAGCGTCCGGCTGCTGAGTACGTGCACCATGCAGGCGGAGCCTAATGGCAGGGTTACCCTCGACCCTGGCTCAGCCACGCCCGAGATCGAAAGGCCGCCGTATGGACACCCCCGCCACCGGACTCACCTTCCGCGCCGCGACGGACGCCGACGTGGACGCCCTGGTCGCGCTGATCGAGTCGGCGTACCGCGGCGACTCCAGCCGGGCCGGGTGGACCACCGAGGCGGACATCCTGCAGGGGCAGCGCACCGACCCCGAGGGTGTGCTCGAGGTGATCAAGTCGCCGGACAGCCGGCTGCTGACCGTGGAGCGGGACGGCCGCGTCATCGCCTGCTGCCAGCTCGAACACCGCGGCGACCACGCCTACTTCGGCATGTTCGCCGTCAGCCCCACGCTGCAGGGCGCCGGCCTCGGCAAGGTGATCATGGCCGAGGCGGAGCGCCGGGTCCGCGAGGAGTGGGGCGTCACCGAGATGCACATGACGGTGATCTCCGTACGGGACGACCTCATCGCCTGGTACGAGCGCCGCGGCTACCGCCGTACGGGAAAGATGACGCCCTTCCCGTACGGCGACGAGCGCTTCGGCATCCCGCAGCGCGCGGACCTCCAGTTCGAGCTGCTGGTCAAGCCGTTGGCGTGACCCTCAGGCGGTGAAGCGGGCGGTGCGCTTGATCTCCGGGAAGTCGGTCGTCGCGCCGTCCAGCTGCAGGGCGCGCACCAGCCGCAGATGGTCCTGCGTGTTGACCACCCAGCCGATGATCCGCAGACCGGACGCGCGCGCGTGCTCGGCGATCTCCAGGGTGAGCCGGCGGATGTCGAGACAGACGGTCGGGGCGCCCACGGCCACGGCCCGCTCCACCACGTCGG comes from Streptomyces sp. FXJ1.172 and encodes:
- a CDS encoding NADH:flavin oxidoreductase/NADH oxidase — translated: MSALFEPITLREVTIPNRVWMPPMCQYSAEPEGPLTGAPQDWHFAHYAARATGGTGLIIVEATAVSPEGRISPYDLGLWNDTQTEAFRRITGFLTAQGTVPGIQLTHGGRKASTDRPWKGGAPVGPEAHGWQPVAPSAVPFDERHAIPTELTLDQISEIVGQFAAAARRARAAGFEVAEIHGAHGYLINEFLSPHSNRRSDAYGGSYENRTRFALEVVDAVRAVWPEDKPVFFRISATDWLQDGGWTTEDTVRFARDLHAHGVDLLDVSTGGNASGVTIPVKPGYQVPFAARVKAETPLPVAAVGLITEAGQAEKIVTNGEADAVLLGRELLRNPSWARHAARELGGEVGVPDQYHRSA
- a CDS encoding ArsR/SmtB family transcription factor, with amino-acid sequence MTDTAAAGRALPHPEPAEIRLEAVLHALSDPMRLRIVRELAADEAELSCSHFVLPVTKSTTTHHFRVLRESGVIRQVYRGTAKMSVLRRDDLDGLFPGLLDCLLAAADRQSERLGDGT
- a CDS encoding FAD-dependent oxidoreductase, whose translation is MLRVAVVGSGPSGCYTAQSLVQRDPGVHVDVLDRLPCPYGLVRYGVAPDHEKIKSLQGSLRAVLEHERVRFLGGVRVGGPDGLPVERLRQLYHAVVYCVGAAADRRLGIPGEELPGSWSATDFVAWYSAHPDAADAGCLRGVRSAVVIGVGNVAVDVARMLVRGAAELHPTDIPQSALDTLTASGITDVHMVGRRGPAQARFTTKELRELGTVPGTEVTVQEAELATSAPDALTAVQRRNVEVLRGWAAAPPRQAERRIRLRFFLRPVELLEQDGRVAAVRFERTAPDGSGGVTGTGRYEEVPAQLVLRSVGYRGVPLEGLPFDVPSGTVPHREGRVLRDGVVSPGEYVAGWIKRGPTGVIGTNRPCAKETAASLLADAPALMAALAPEEPLAALRAAGIDPVPWQGWLAIERAEAALGARLGRNMVKLADWDALLGAARSA
- a CDS encoding DUF6214 family protein — translated: MLEASFLDLSALNLSERNAEDGAVSVWPAWEVREHGGTLSWFHLRLSFPDGAGVDALAVVREGRVSIEDVRAEPALSLADLSVLADWIQGPLFASCGVTAERTERTEGREEEREEGAFAGAGEGWMTVWRAGRTRKPSEKPAGKAGGRSATARTVVGRMPAAGRGAAPVRECGARGRPGRVASRGG
- a CDS encoding TetR/AcrR family transcriptional regulator, which produces MSPRSASVNEELRRRSRERLLQAAVELVGEHGFEATTLGDIADRAGSARGLVSYYFPGKRQLVQSAVHRLMHRTLEEALEREPRTEDGRERLARAIDAILGLARDQPVLMRQHMAGLLQAEGFVQCPEQQRLGELLGDTVARYGSQNVSADYPRLRALLMGAVYAALMPGAPMPVPVLRAELFQRYGLDSSLGVPPESGTAAEARGQDLSRFFATEERPDRT
- a CDS encoding M56 family metallopeptidase, whose protein sequence is MMVPVALLLLGVLTAVAGPRLLARADWVDREPVVALWAWQCVVAAVLLCCALSMTLSAAAAWEAVRGNVFGPAPRAVVDAYALGTAGPWAAPTAVVLASGGLWSLAMLVREVVRSRARRRTRRAELLVRAPLLPGEEPVRGRLVVLEGERPDAWWLPGAAPQLVITTAALRRLKGRQLDALLAHEQGHAQARHDWLLHSSAALAGGFPQVPVFAAFRDEMHRLVELAADDTASRRFGRLTTALALVELNEERGVFGPSPTPQAHVPQRVHRLLSAPDRLPALHRLRLTALAALVPVIPVLVALVPALRALG
- a CDS encoding DUF5134 domain-containing protein: MHGPVPAAWLLVALCAATGVYCLLRMRSAVEEQRRAAGGEALMGFGMAVMAVPAAVFTPPRWAWPLYAAVFGAAALRALWSARTVPHHVHHLVGTSAMVYMSVAMAAVPPAAHHEHGGFGVPLLTGALLVYFTGYVLLAGARLVPAAVAVAGSGPVRWGDRPELARACRLSMGIGMVAMLLAM
- a CDS encoding FUSC family protein, whose protein sequence is MSSATPHRLPLAGVLRLGRPSDIWFKPALSVVAAVAPPNLILLALGHLDLAMYTMAGSLCALYGHNRPYAARARVLAWVVLGMVGGLAVSLLAASLTSDAVVLVTVGAVMAAAQKTVCDATRLGPPANVVLTFISSASLFAPQTLGQVPGHVGLALTAGAWAWLVGMAPGLLRPHGPERRATARALNAAAAYAATRGTGDGHAKARAASAAAIHAAWQSLLAPGARPDRARRALEQLLVRAEVALAAPADCDPARLRAWARELRGTGRIPRVANPRAAVGELLGVDLDLELARPTSPLRHRLAPLAPIAVRTAIGCALAGYASLALGVGRPYWALVTAASLYQANVTLTWSRGVQRVVGNLLGVLAFAALAPLAHLHPAALVLCCLALNFGAEALIGRNYWLGSVCVTPMALLVTEFARTQDPGRLMTERALDTLVGALAGFAAAVAVTNRRAGDRLEQALTTAERARENTARLLAEPHPAPAVLESARRALAAALADLRATADAAAGEWWQRALPEERVVLAEQAGHRTLAATVRRQGFVPGQDEDQTWGRGQDPDRATEDIRP
- a CDS encoding MarR family winged helix-turn-helix transcriptional regulator, with translation MTARNGGPAPAGDPADAGPGGGADRTGSGSGNGPGSGSGNGSGSATGTHSGTGTVTGEGGSAGTAPGDTVAAVVRQWQAVHPELDTGPMEVIGRINRCAALLQQAEDAPLRRAGLSRPEFDLLGALRRTGHELTPGDLVRETFSSGAAVTKRLKQLTERGLVERRGDTRDRRVAHLRLTDAGRDLVDGILPEQLAYESTVLSVLAPARQGELAGMLGELLSRLEGRTGALRA
- a CDS encoding VOC family protein, translating into MEFDKPVTGGPCWTELGTNDLEGAKRFYAELFGWRPETDPRPEAGGYTMAHLGDVPVAALTPLYQKAQPVAWNVSFAVPDADAAGRRVEEAGGTVVVGPMDVFDVGRFAVALDPTGAAFQLWQARSFRGAGLFNAPGTLGWVELATRDTARARDFYTTVFDWSAESSEWYTQWALGGAEFGGMADMGDRFPPEVPAHWMPYFAVADVDAAAEVAERAGGAVVVAPVTVPDGPRIAVLRDPQGAEFGVHVSDMEG
- a CDS encoding VOC family protein, yielding MVHVLSSRTLLTPTDPERSRVFYGEQLGLSVYREFGTGPERGTVYFLGGGFLEVSGRSETPPAPAVRLWLQVDDVTAAHDDLRAKGVAIARPPVKEPWGLIEMWITDPDGVRIALVEIPPDHPMRYRPGI
- a CDS encoding GNAT family N-acetyltransferase, whose product is MAGLPSTLAQPRPRSKGRRMDTPATGLTFRAATDADVDALVALIESAYRGDSSRAGWTTEADILQGQRTDPEGVLEVIKSPDSRLLTVERDGRVIACCQLEHRGDHAYFGMFAVSPTLQGAGLGKVIMAEAERRVREEWGVTEMHMTVISVRDDLIAWYERRGYRRTGKMTPFPYGDERFGIPQRADLQFELLVKPLA